From Polaribacter butkevichii, a single genomic window includes:
- a CDS encoding glycoside hydrolase family 2 TIM barrel-domain containing protein: protein MQVEIQLILIKFYRMCDKYGFYVVDEANIESHDLVATNQGLDKNKKAQKIHPAYQPEWKAAHMDRTIRIFERDKNYPSIVTWSLGNEAGNGDNFFATYKYLKDQDSTRPTQYEGVLNYTNTDIQAPMYWIIDRMIKYAENNPKRPLIQCGYAHAVGNSVGGLQDYWGVFPTFSKIAGVDVPKNIDGISFLPELLGNKKDQKEHEYLYWEFHEKGGRQAVRKGNWKAVKYNVLKTPNKLMELYDLDNDLGEKNNVAKLYPEVVKEMEVIFKEARTPSDVFTFSQETFLNVD from the coding sequence ATGCAGGTAGAAATACAATTGATTTTAATAAAGTTTTATAGAATGTGCGACAAGTATGGTTTTTATGTTGTTGATGAAGCAAACATAGAATCTCACGATTTAGTTGCTACAAACCAAGGTTTGGATAAAAACAAAAAAGCACAAAAAATACATCCAGCGTATCAACCAGAATGGAAAGCTGCCCATATGGATAGAACTATTAGAATTTTTGAAAGAGATAAAAACTATCCATCTATTGTAACTTGGTCATTGGGTAATGAAGCAGGTAATGGAGATAACTTTTTTGCAACTTATAAATATTTAAAAGATCAAGATTCTACAAGACCAACACAGTATGAAGGAGTTTTAAATTATACAAATACAGATATTCAAGCGCCAATGTATTGGATAATTGATAGAATGATTAAGTATGCAGAAAACAACCCTAAAAGACCTTTAATTCAGTGTGGATATGCACATGCAGTGGGTAATAGTGTTGGTGGTTTGCAAGACTATTGGGGTGTTTTTCCAACGTTTTCTAAGATAGCAGGTGTTGATGTTCCTAAAAATATTGATGGAATTTCTTTTTTACCAGAATTATTAGGAAATAAAAAAGATCAAAAAGAACATGAATATTTATATTGGGAGTTCCATGAAAAAGGTGGGAGACAAGCAGTAAGAAAAGGAAATTGGAAAGCAGTAAAATATAATGTTTTAAAAACACCAAACAAGTTAATGGAACTTTATGACCTTGATAATGATTTAGGAGAAAAAAATAATGTGGCAAAACTGTATCCAGAAGTTGTAAAAGAAATGGAAGTTATTTTTAAAGAAGCAAGAACCCCTTCTGATGTTTTTACTTTTAGTCAAGAAACTTTTTTAAATGTTGACTAA
- a CDS encoding Crp/Fnr family transcriptional regulator: protein MSKCEQCIIRQLNSIKHLSREELVKMTNCKTSRVVKKGEAIFEEGERLKGIFCIKEGVCKVSKMSENGRNQIISLVTRGDLLGERSLISDEASNLKAVALNDMQVCFIPKEEILKDLSKNPNFTMSVLKDMAQTLKQADNVIVDMAQKTVKQRLAETLLKLLDKFGTNAENTIDIHLSREDIANIIGTATESAIRLLSDFKKKKIIEFKGKDISILDRNELDKIAQGF from the coding sequence ATGAGTAAATGTGAGCAATGTATTATTCGTCAACTAAATTCTATAAAGCACTTAAGCAGAGAGGAGTTGGTTAAGATGACTAATTGTAAAACATCGAGAGTTGTTAAAAAAGGTGAGGCTATTTTTGAAGAAGGAGAACGCCTAAAAGGCATTTTCTGTATAAAAGAAGGGGTTTGTAAAGTCTCTAAAATGAGTGAAAATGGTAGAAATCAAATTATTAGTTTGGTTACTAGAGGCGATTTATTAGGAGAAAGAAGCTTAATTTCTGACGAAGCTTCTAACCTTAAAGCCGTTGCTTTAAATGACATGCAAGTGTGTTTTATTCCGAAAGAAGAAATTCTGAAAGATCTATCAAAAAACCCTAATTTTACTATGAGTGTGCTTAAAGACATGGCTCAGACCCTAAAACAAGCAGACAATGTGATTGTTGATATGGCTCAAAAAACGGTAAAACAACGTTTGGCAGAAACGCTTTTAAAACTACTTGATAAATTTGGTACAAATGCAGAAAACACCATAGACATTCATCTTTCTAGAGAAGATATTGCCAATATTATAGGTACTGCTACAGAATCTGCAATTCGTTTATTATCTGATTTTAAAAAGAAAAAAATTATTGAGTTTAAAGGGAAAGATATTTCGATACTTGATAGAAATGAATTAGATAAAATTGCACAAGGTTTTTAA